The following proteins are encoded in a genomic region of Streptococcus gwangjuense:
- a CDS encoding AzlD domain-containing protein has protein sequence MVSKYLLLAVIFSGLVTWIPRIIPFILVKYKGLPAIVERFLKFLPVSIIFALILSSVVTGKVGSLPQIKWLDFLAVFPTAWVAFRYRNLVGTVLFGVVLIALLRLVF, from the coding sequence ATGGTCAGTAAGTATCTTTTGTTAGCAGTTATTTTCTCTGGCTTGGTGACCTGGATTCCCCGTATCATTCCCTTCATCTTAGTCAAGTATAAGGGCTTGCCTGCTATCGTTGAGCGTTTTTTGAAATTCTTGCCCGTTTCTATTATCTTTGCCTTGATTCTTTCAAGTGTAGTGACAGGTAAGGTTGGGAGCCTTCCTCAAATCAAATGGCTGGATTTCTTAGCAGTCTTTCCAACAGCTTGGGTAGCCTTTCGTTATCGCAATCTAGTCGGAACAGTTCTCTTTGGAGTGGTCTTAATTGCACTCTTGCGTTTGGTCTTTTAA
- a CDS encoding methionine ABC transporter permease, with protein sequence MESLIQTYLPNVYKMGWAGQAGWGTAIYLTLYMTVLSFIIGGFLGLVAGLFLVLTAPGGVLENKVVFWILDKITSIFRAVPFIILLAVLSPFSHLIVGTSIGPNAAIVPLSFAVFAFFARQVQVVLAELDGGVIEAAQASGATFWDIVGVYLSEGLPDLIRVTTVTLISLVGETAMAGAVGAGGIGNVAIAYGFNRYNHDVTILATIIIILIIFAIQFLGDFLTKKLSHK encoded by the coding sequence ATGGAATCATTGATTCAAACCTATTTGCCAAATGTCTATAAAATGGGTTGGGCTGGTCAAGCAGGCTGGGGAACAGCCATCTACCTAACTCTTTATATGACAGTTCTTTCCTTCATCATCGGAGGTTTCTTGGGGCTTGTTGCAGGTCTCTTCCTTGTCTTGACAGCGCCAGGTGGTGTCTTGGAAAATAAAGTCGTTTTCTGGATTTTGGATAAAATCACCTCTATTTTCCGTGCGGTTCCTTTCATCATCCTCTTGGCAGTCTTGTCACCCTTCTCTCATCTAATCGTAGGAACAAGCATTGGTCCAAATGCGGCTATCGTACCGCTATCTTTTGCAGTCTTTGCCTTCTTTGCCCGTCAAGTACAGGTGGTATTGGCTGAGCTAGATGGTGGTGTCATTGAGGCGGCTCAAGCTAGCGGAGCGACATTCTGGGATATCGTAGGTGTTTACCTATCAGAAGGTCTTCCAGATTTGATCCGTGTGACGACTGTGACCTTGATTTCTCTTGTTGGAGAAACAGCTATGGCCGGTGCGGTTGGAGCTGGTGGTATCGGTAACGTAGCCATCGCCTATGGATTTAACCGCTACAATCACGATGTAACTATCTTGGCAACCATCATTATCATTTTGATTATCTTTGCAATCCAATTCTTGGGAGATTTCTTGACTAAGAAATTGAGTCATAAATAA
- a CDS encoding amino acid ABC transporter substrate-binding protein — translation MKKIVKYSSLAALGLVAAGVLAACSGGAKKEGEVASKKEIIVATNATPKPFNYEENGELTGYEIEVVRAIFKDSDKYDVKFEKTEWSGVFAGLDADRYNMAVSNISYTKERAEKYLYAAPTAKNPNVLVVKKDDPSIKSLDDIGGKSTEVVQGTTSAKQLEDYNKQHSDNPTVLKYTKADFQQIMGRLSDGQFDYKIFDKIGVETVIKDQGLDNLKVIELPSDQQPYVYPLLAKGQDELKSFVDKRIQELYKDGTLEKLSKQFFGDTYLPAEADIK, via the coding sequence ATGAAAAAAATCGTTAAATACTCATCTCTTGCTGCCCTAGGGCTTGTTGCTGCAGGTGTACTAGCAGCTTGCTCAGGTGGTGCTAAGAAAGAAGGAGAAGTAGCTAGCAAGAAAGAAATTATCGTTGCAACTAATGCTACACCAAAACCATTCAACTATGAAGAAAATGGCGAATTGACTGGTTACGAAATTGAAGTGGTTCGCGCTATCTTTAAAGATTCTGACAAATATGATGTCAAGTTTGAGAAGACAGAGTGGTCAGGTGTCTTTGCAGGACTTGATGCTGACCGTTACAATATGGCTGTTAGCAACATCAGCTACACTAAAGAACGTGCTGAAAAATACCTTTATGCAGCTCCAACTGCTAAAAACCCTAACGTTCTTGTAGTGAAAAAAGATGACCCTAGCATTAAATCGCTTGATGATATCGGTGGAAAATCAACAGAAGTTGTTCAAGGGACAACATCAGCTAAACAGCTAGAAGACTACAACAAACAACATTCAGATAATCCAACTGTCCTAAAGTATACTAAAGCGGACTTCCAACAAATCATGGGACGCTTGAGCGATGGCCAGTTTGACTACAAGATTTTTGATAAAATCGGTGTTGAAACAGTCATCAAGGACCAAGGTTTGGACAACTTGAAAGTTATCGAACTTCCAAGCGACCAACAGCCTTACGTTTACCCACTTCTTGCTAAAGGTCAAGATGAGTTGAAATCATTTGTAGACAAACGTATCCAAGAACTCTACAAAGACGGAACTCTTGAAAAATTGTCTAAACAATTCTTCGGAGACACTTACCTACCAGCAGAAGCTGATATTAAATAA
- a CDS encoding MetQ/NlpA family ABC transporter substrate-binding protein, which produces MKIKKWLGVAALAAVAGLALAACGNSEKKADNATTIKIATVNRSGSEEKRWDKIQELVKKDGITLEFTEFTDYSQPNKATADGEVDLNAFQHYNFLNNWNKENGKDLVAIADTYISPIRLYSGLNGSDNKYTKVEDIPANGEIAVPNDATNESRALYLLQSAGLIKLDVSGTALATVANIKENPKNLKITELDASQTARSLSSVDAAVVNNTFVTEAKLDYKKALFKEQADENSKQWYNIIVAKKDWESSPKADAIKKVIAAYHTDEVKKVIEETSDGLDQPVW; this is translated from the coding sequence ATGAAAATTAAAAAATGGCTTGGTGTAGCAGCCCTTGCTGCAGTCGCAGGTTTGGCTCTTGCAGCTTGCGGAAACTCAGAAAAGAAAGCAGACAATGCAACAACTATCAAAATCGCAACTGTTAACCGTAGCGGTTCTGAAGAAAAACGTTGGGACAAAATCCAAGAATTGGTTAAAAAAGACGGAATTACCTTGGAATTTACAGAGTTCACAGACTACTCACAACCAAACAAGGCAACTGCTGATGGTGAAGTAGACTTGAACGCTTTCCAACACTATAACTTCTTGAACAACTGGAACAAAGAAAACGGAAAAGACCTTGTAGCGATTGCAGATACTTACATCTCTCCAATTCGCCTTTACTCAGGTTTGAATGGAAGTGACAACAAGTACACTAAAGTAGAAGACATCCCAGCAAACGGAGAAATCGCTGTACCGAACGACGCTACAAACGAAAGCCGTGCGCTTTACTTGCTTCAATCAGCTGGCTTGATTAAATTGGACGTGTCAGGAACTGCTCTTGCAACAGTTGCTAACATCAAAGAAAATCCAAAGAACTTGAAAATCACTGAATTGGACGCTAGCCAAACAGCTCGTTCATTGTCATCAGTTGACGCTGCCGTTGTAAACAATACCTTTGTTACAGAAGCAAAATTGGACTACAAGAAAGCACTTTTCAAAGAACAAGCTGATGAAAACTCAAAACAATGGTACAACATCATCGTTGCGAAAAAAGATTGGGAATCATCACCTAAGGCTGATGCTATCAAGAAAGTGATCGCAGCTTACCACACAGATGAAGTGAAAAAAGTGATCGAAGAAACATCAGACGGTTTGGATCAACCAGTTTGGTAA
- a CDS encoding M20 family metallopeptidase: MVFPSEQEQIEKFEKDHVAQHYFEVLRTLISKKSVFAQQVGLKEVATYLGEIFKRVGAEVEIDDTYTAPFVMAHFKSSRPDAKTLIFYNHYDTVPADGDQVWTEDPFTLSVRNGFMYGRGVDDDKGHITARLSALRKYMQHHDDLPVNISFIMEGAEESASTDLDKYLEKHADKLRGADLLVWEQGTKNALEQLEISGGNKGIVTFDAKVKSADVDIHSSYGGVVESAPWYLLQALQSLRAADGRILVEGLYEKVHEPNERELALVDTYAQRNPGEISQIYGLELPLLQEERAAFLKRFFFEPALNIEGIQSGYQGQGVKTILPAEASAKLEVRLVPGLEPHDVLEKIRKQLDKNGFDKVELYYTLGEMSYRSDMSAPAILNVIELAKKFYPQGVSVLPTTAGTGPMHTVFDALEVPMVAFGLGNANSRDHGGDENVRIADYYTHIELVEELIRSYE; this comes from the coding sequence ATGGTTTTTCCTAGCGAACAAGAACAGATCGAAAAATTTGAAAAGGATCATGTAGCCCAGCATTATTTTGAGGTTTTACGTACCTTGATTTCTAAGAAATCAGTTTTTGCCCAGCAGGTTGGACTTAAGGAAGTCGCAACCTATCTGGGTGAGATTTTCAAGCGCGTTGGGGCTGAAGTGGAGATTGATGATACTTATACGGCGCCCTTTGTCATGGCACATTTCAAGAGTTCGCGTCCAGATGCCAAGACCTTGATTTTCTATAACCACTATGACACTGTGCCAGCAGATGGGGATCAGGTGTGGACAGAGGATCCTTTTACTCTTTCAGTCCGCAATGGCTTCATGTATGGACGTGGGGTTGATGACGACAAGGGTCATATCACGGCTCGTTTGAGTGCTTTGAGAAAATATATGCAGCACCATGATGACCTGCCTGTCAACATTAGTTTTATCATGGAGGGAGCGGAGGAATCGGCTTCAACAGACCTAGATAAGTATCTGGAAAAACATGCGGATAAACTCCGTGGGGCAGATTTGTTGGTCTGGGAACAAGGGACCAAAAATGCCTTGGAACAGCTGGAAATTTCTGGTGGAAATAAGGGGATTGTGACCTTTGATGCCAAGGTAAAAAGCGCTGATGTCGATATCCACTCTAGTTATGGTGGGGTTGTGGAATCAGCCCCGTGGTACCTCCTTCAAGCCTTACAGTCTCTTCGTGCCGCAGATGGCCGTATCTTGGTTGAAGGTTTATACGAAAAAGTACATGAGCCAAATGAACGGGAATTGGCATTGGTGGATACTTATGCCCAACGCAATCCTGGGGAAATCAGCCAGATTTATGGTTTAGAATTGCCTCTTTTACAAGAGGAACGCGCTGCCTTCCTAAAACGTTTCTTTTTCGAGCCAGCCCTTAATATCGAAGGGATTCAGTCAGGTTACCAAGGGCAAGGGGTTAAAACGATTTTGCCTGCAGAAGCTAGTGCTAAGTTAGAAGTTCGTTTGGTTCCTGGCCTAGAACCGCATGATGTTCTGGAAAAAATTCGGAAACAGCTAGACAAAAATGGCTTTGATAAGGTAGAATTATACTATACCTTGGGAGAGATGAGCTATCGAAGCGATATGAGCGCGCCGGCCATTCTCAATGTAATCGAGTTGGCCAAGAAATTCTATCCACAGGGCGTTTCAGTCTTGCCGACTACAGCAGGCACTGGGCCTATGCATACGGTATTTGACGCCCTAGAGGTGCCAATGGTGGCCTTCGGTCTAGGAAATGCTAATAGCCGGGACCACGGTGGAGATGAAAATGTGCGAATCGCCGATTATTACACCCATATTGAATTAGTAGAGGAGCTGATTAGAAGCTATGAGTAG
- a CDS encoding methionine ABC transporter ATP-binding protein — MSRDIIKLDQIDVTFHQKKRTITAVKDVTIHIQEGDIYGIVGYSGAGKSTLVRVINLLQKPSAGKITIDDDVIFDGKVTLTAEQLRRKRQDIGMIFQHFNLMSQKTAEENVAFALKHSGLSKEEKKAKVAKLLDLVGLADRAENYPSQLSGGQKQRVAIARALANDPKILISDESTSALDPKTTKQILALLQDLNQKLGLTVVLITHEMQIVKDIANRVAVMQDGHLIEEGSVLEIFSDPKQPLTQDFISTATGIDEAMVKIEKQEIVEHLSENSLLVQLKYAGASTDEPLLNELYKHYQVTANILYGNIEILDGTPVGELVVVLSGEKAALAGAQEAIRQAGVQLKVLKGGQ; from the coding sequence ATGAGTAGAGATATTATCAAGTTAGATCAGATCGATGTGACTTTTCATCAGAAGAAGAGAACCATCACAGCGGTCAAGGATGTGACCATTCACATCCAAGAAGGGGATATCTACGGAATCGTTGGATATTCTGGAGCAGGGAAATCAACCCTTGTACGGGTGATTAACCTTTTGCAAAAGCCATCTGCAGGGAAAATTACCATTGACGACGATGTGATTTTTGATGGCAAGGTGACCTTGACGGCCGAGCAGTTGCGTCGTAAACGTCAGGATATCGGAATGATTTTCCAGCATTTTAACCTGATGAGCCAAAAGACAGCAGAGGAGAATGTAGCCTTTGCCCTTAAACATTCTGGACTCAGCAAGGAAGAAAAGAAGGCTAAAGTAGCTAAGTTGTTGGACTTGGTTGGCTTGGCAGACCGTGCTGAAAACTACCCTTCACAACTATCTGGAGGGCAAAAGCAGCGTGTGGCCATTGCGCGTGCTTTGGCAAATGATCCAAAAATCTTAATTTCAGACGAGTCAACTTCTGCCCTTGACCCTAAGACAACCAAGCAGATTTTGGCCTTGTTGCAAGATTTGAACCAAAAATTAGGCTTGACTGTTGTCTTGATTACGCATGAAATGCAGATTGTCAAAGATATTGCCAATCGTGTGGCAGTTATGCAGGATGGGCATTTAATTGAAGAGGGTAGTGTTCTTGAAATCTTCTCAGACCCTAAACAACCCTTGACTCAAGACTTTATCTCAACAGCTACAGGTATTGACGAAGCCATGGTCAAGATTGAGAAGCAAGAAATCGTGGAACACTTGTCTGAAAACAGTCTTTTAGTGCAACTCAAGTATGCAGGTGCTTCGACAGACGAGCCACTTTTGAATGAATTGTACAAGCATTACCAAGTAACAGCTAATATCCTCTATGGGAATATCGAAATCCTTGACGGCACTCCTGTTGGAGAATTGGTTGTGGTCTTGTCAGGTGAAAAAGCAGCGCTAGCAGGTGCTCAAGAAGCCATTCGTCAAGCAGGCGTACAACTAAAAGTATTGAAGGGAGGACAGTAA
- a CDS encoding Rgg/GadR/MutR family transcriptional regulator, which translates to MKLITALDNIHSDLNEFMYLVRGFSQKKVLAFQENLWDLYDRGGIDSLHSLYEETTQKYRLSGEKSYLLQMIRIKSLLVFFASEIRATDEELTFLYDYFFTIDIWGNYELELFSTISTLFPLPLYFKYSREMLQKTDLLGSLPSNKVAIDTILINGLFKAIEEKDKLKADYFTFQIENRDLPESEAYLKIIYMIAKGYYDTIFNVENKGLEKIQRGITILQDLEYVGGARYYENYFANQLSNKDL; encoded by the coding sequence ATGAAATTGATTACTGCCTTAGATAACATCCACTCTGATTTGAATGAATTTATGTACTTGGTACGTGGTTTTTCTCAGAAAAAGGTTTTGGCTTTTCAAGAAAATCTCTGGGATTTATATGACAGAGGAGGGATTGATTCTCTCCATTCCTTGTATGAAGAGACGACTCAAAAGTATAGATTAAGTGGTGAAAAGAGCTATCTTTTACAAATGATTCGTATCAAAAGCCTTCTTGTGTTTTTTGCTTCAGAAATAAGGGCAACGGATGAAGAACTGACTTTTCTCTATGACTATTTTTTTACTATTGATATCTGGGGAAATTATGAATTAGAACTATTTTCAACGATTTCTACTTTGTTTCCTCTGCCCCTCTATTTTAAATATTCTAGGGAGATGTTACAAAAGACGGATTTATTAGGCTCTTTACCTAGTAACAAAGTCGCTATTGATACCATTTTAATTAATGGACTCTTTAAAGCGATAGAGGAAAAGGATAAATTAAAAGCAGACTATTTTACCTTTCAGATTGAAAACCGCGATTTACCAGAATCTGAAGCTTATCTTAAAATCATTTATATGATTGCTAAAGGGTATTATGATACTATTTTTAATGTAGAAAATAAGGGTCTTGAAAAAATCCAGAGAGGCATTACAATCTTACAAGATTTAGAGTATGTAGGTGGTGCAAGATACTATGAAAACTATTTTGCAAATCAGCTTTCAAATAAAGATTTGTAA